From the genome of Leptospira andrefontaineae, one region includes:
- a CDS encoding polysaccharide deacetylase family protein, which yields MKTAAFLLSLLFIVYCSSFETSTNIQTDHSNPIGYYEGDPLPPKTAFLTFDDGPSDWTSDVLDILKKEDVKATFFVCGAWLPKASTRGNSFRKYKTVLIRMKEEGHTIGNHTLGHQNFAYMSPKRIERQLEENQKLYQNELGEYSGKLIWIRPPFGSPYIKTKSEVVRKRVSSALQGKGLVFMWTKEFDSTDSKEWVKGEWYEKGPRINPDNEKFRKKMDRIYNSLVYKTEGQGVVILFHDTHPTTKEVLPFIIEKLKAEGYTFATAEDYTRWRWGKTSEELSEAAD from the coding sequence ATGAAAACCGCCGCCTTTCTACTATCTTTACTATTTATAGTTTACTGCTCAAGTTTCGAAACTTCTACAAATATCCAGACAGATCACAGTAATCCTATCGGATATTATGAAGGAGATCCACTTCCTCCTAAAACTGCATTCTTAACATTTGATGATGGGCCTTCCGACTGGACCTCTGATGTGCTGGATATCCTCAAAAAAGAAGATGTAAAAGCTACATTCTTTGTATGTGGGGCTTGGTTGCCTAAAGCGAGTACAAGAGGAAACAGTTTTCGAAAATACAAAACTGTTTTGATCCGAATGAAAGAAGAAGGTCATACAATCGGAAATCATACTCTTGGTCATCAGAACTTCGCATATATGTCTCCGAAACGGATAGAAAGGCAATTGGAAGAAAACCAAAAATTATACCAAAACGAACTCGGAGAATATTCTGGAAAATTAATATGGATCCGACCTCCTTTCGGTTCTCCTTATATTAAAACAAAGAGCGAGGTCGTGAGGAAAAGAGTTAGTTCCGCATTACAGGGAAAAGGGCTCGTATTCATGTGGACCAAAGAATTTGATTCCACTGATTCCAAAGAATGGGTGAAGGGTGAATGGTATGAAAAAGGACCAAGGATAAATCCGGATAACGAAAAATTCAGAAAGAAAATGGATCGTATCTATAACTCATTAGTATATAAAACGGAAGGTCAAGGAGTAGTGATATTATTTCACGATACGCATCCCACTACAAAAGAAGTCTTACCATTCATTATAGAAAAACTAAAAGCAGAAGGATATACTTTTGCGACAGCGGAAGATTATACTAGATGGCGTTGGGGAAAAACCAGCGAAGAGTTAAGTGAAGCAGCCGATTGA
- a CDS encoding SMR family transporter, translating into MKLTVIIIFVVALFFNALANILIKASSLGDKTNTASGIEGLIKAFLHPVFFAGLASFGIALLGYRWVLGNGLKLSLAYPLFTSAGFIIVLVASAIFFKEELNWTQWTGIGLILAGVWLTSAEMFV; encoded by the coding sequence ATTATTCTTCAACGCCTTAGCAAACATTTTGATCAAGGCAAGTTCTTTAGGAGATAAAACAAATACGGCTTCCGGAATCGAAGGATTGATCAAAGCATTTTTACATCCAGTGTTCTTTGCAGGACTTGCTTCTTTCGGGATCGCGTTATTAGGTTATAGATGGGTATTAGGTAACGGATTAAAATTATCCTTAGCTTATCCACTCTTCACATCTGCCGGATTTATCATAGTGTTAGTAGCTTCTGCGATATTTTTTAAAGAAGAACTGAACTGGACCCAATGGACAGGTATAGGTTTGATACTCGCTGGAGTATGGTTGACCTCTGCAGAAATGTTCGTCTAA